Proteins from one Candida orthopsilosis Co 90-125, chromosome 2 draft sequence genomic window:
- a CDS encoding Puf3 protein → MPSDTIWSSASTSPIQSTPSLSTNSYNKNAFKSVLDQVDSDVARFLSNSNPLDPLASDRRFSFNDGSDIEDDFFGLKRGALSAITAPVGGHNNGSNTSPVNGNRINFGTASISGGIASRHPPQESFLQKFSNVADATREIELGKLSLDGSRRTSFTNDRYGSGSLNENLNMPVPRNSRHQSISEKIDNYNNSSPIQGNVSINGDLAPAELNNATATSSHVPQTFWNPAAATSFTPYNPNFMENGVPTPPPAPFQNSFYRNPQQQQQQQQDTTTTSPPIPPPFMIPSPPPQMMDPMFSMMYGNFPMPFPPPMAPQLAEEKDKNDDSAEFNEAKKSQGPIGVGLMNRQFSPAAFMLPFNPYMYQQAPPPSMPDGMRMASPTPPPPSSSTQSVPPMQPQPKNHQSSAIGSAPPSSSGATSSKKKSNKKPFIYRSPLLEEVRANQKDFSLKDIYGHGVEFTKDQHGSRFIQTKLPQASDEEKEVIFKEICDISFDLMTDVFGNYVMQKYFEYGSIEQKQILLQKMLGHIYELSLQTYGCRVVQRALESLEEPDQLKIILELQDKVLVCATDQNSNHVIQKSIELIPFDKVRFISDVLQTHFYHLCTDQYGCRVVQRLIHFGNDNDKQEIYTEIKDHVSFLITHKFGNYVVQACLENSLRESEIFTTVVSKFTHFATNKYASNVCEKLVDLATQSQIQQILEVVMQGNELERIMGDEYGNYVVQKIVSVLDGNSPDKKKLVVKLQQLLSRNNSGKKSVEKILSLCMENTGNSNV, encoded by the coding sequence ATGCCCTCAGATACTATTTGGTCAAGTGCTAGTACATCTCCTATCCAATCTACACCACTGTTGTCCACCAACTCATACAACAAAAACGCTTTTAAATCTGTATTGGACCAAGTTGACTCTGATGTTGCCCGGTTtttatcaaactcaaaTCCGTTAGACCCCTTGGCTAGTGACAGAAGgttttcattcaatgatgGTAGcgatattgaagatgacttttttggtttgaaaaGGGGTGCATTATCAGCAATTACTGCACCAGTAGGTGGTCATAATAATGGTTCGAACACATCCCCTGTTAACGGAAACAGAATTAACTTTGGTACCGCTTCGATCAGTGGTGGAATTGCCAGTAGACATCCACCTCAAGAAAGCTTTTTACAGAAATTTTCCAATGTTGCTGATGCCACGAGAGAAATTGAGTTGGGTAAATTATCTTTGGATGGGTCAAGAAGAACCAGTTTCACTAATGATAGGTATGGTTCGGGGTCACTTaatgaaaatttaaacATGCCAGTGCCTCGTAATTCAAGACACCAATCAATTAGTGAGAAAATTgacaactacaacaataGCTCCCCCATTCAAGGTAATGTGTCCATAAATGGTGATTTAGCTCCTGcagaattgaataatgCCACAGCTACTTCATCACATGTACCTCAAACATTTTGGAATCCAGCAGCCGCAACTTCATTTACTCCATACAATCCCAATTTTATGGAAAATGGCGTTCCAACTCCACCTCCTGCaccatttcaaaattcattttACCGTAAcccacaacaacagcaacagcagcaacaagaTACGACTACTACTTCCCCTCCTATCCCACCTCCATTTATGATTCCTTCCCCACCACCTCAAATGATGGATCCAATGTTTAGTATGATGTATGGAAATTTCCCCATGCCATTTCCTCCACCGATGGCGCCACAACTTGCTGAAGAGAAGGATAAGAATGATGACTCTGCCGAATTTAATGAGGCTAAAAAGAGTCAGGGACCTATTGGTGTTGGACTTATGAATAGACAATTCTCTCCAGCGGCATTTATGCTTCCATTTAACCCATACATGTATCAAcaagcaccaccaccaagtATGCCAGATGGAATGAGAATGGCATCGCCAACACCTCCAccaccatcttcatctacCCAACTGGTTCCTCCAATGCAACCACAGCCAAAGAATCACCAATCAAGTGCAATTGGATCGGCACccccatcatcatcaggaGCCACCTCatccaaaaagaaatcgAACAAGAAGCCATTCATTTATCGTTCTCCATTACTTGAAGAAGTGCGTGCTAATCAAAAAGACTTCTCACTAAAGGATATTTATGGCCATGGAGTCGAGTTTACCAAGGATCAACATGGATCAAGATTCATTCAGACAAAGCTACCCCAAGCtagtgatgaagagaaagaagtaATTTTCAAAGAGATTTGTGacatttcttttgatttgatgaCTGATGTATTTGGTAATTATGTTATGCAAAAGTATTTTGAATATGGTTCAATTGAACAGAAACAAATATTGTTGCAGAAGATGTTGGGTCATATCTATGAATTGTCATTACAAACGTATGGATGCAGAGTAGTTCAACGAGCTTTAGAATCTTTGGAAGAACCTGATCAGCTAAAAATTATTCTTGAGTTGCAAGATAAAGTACTTGTTTGTGCTACAGATCAAAATTCTAACCATGTGATTCAAAAAAGTATTGAACTTAttccatttgataaagttcGTTTTATTCTGGATGTATTGCAAACGCATTTTTACCATCTTTGTACTGATCAATATGGGTGTCGTGTTGTGCAAAGATTGATTCATTTCGGTAATGACAATGATAAGCAGGAAATCTATACTGAGATCAAAGATCATGTGAGTTTTCTTATTACGCACAAGTTTGGAAACTATGTGGTTCAAGCATGTTTGGAAAACTCGCTTCGTGAAAGTGAAATTTTCACTACtgttgtttccaaatttaCTCATTTCGCCACTAACAAGTATGCGCTGAATGTATGTGAGAAATTAGTTGATCTTGCAACTCAACTGcagattcaacaaattttggaaGTTGTTATGCAAGGCAATGAATTAGAGAGGATCATGGGTGATGAATATGGTAACTATGTCGTACAGAAAATTGTATCTGTTCTTGATGGAAATAGCCCCGAtaagaaaaaattggtgGTTAAGTTGCAGCAATTGTTGTCAAGAAACAACAGTGGGAAAAAGAGTGTGGAGAAGATTTTGTCCTTGTGTATGGAAAACACTGGGAACAGCAACGTGTAA